A genomic segment from Modestobacter roseus encodes:
- a CDS encoding methyl-accepting chemotaxis protein: MRSAATPVTRRWFADRSVRGKILLAVGLAALTAALVGVLAVSRLGELRDAREAELSTSLPYMNALDDIGLTAKATANDERGYLLTGDEEFRAEVQERLEKIGGLFDVARGAAATSDELATLGELQDGVDAWSASIEAEFALLATDRGAAVTLAMGETRDLRKSYEEALAVAKDEAEAVLTEGAGYGEVVSSATRTLVVVCVIGVLLACLAGLVVAGAVTRGLQQLRRVAAAMAAGDLTAQTGITQRDEVGATAAAVDGAVLSLRTLVTSVAGSAGAVAASSEELSASSAQISASAEETSAQSGVVSGAAEEVSRSVATVAAGADEMGSAIREISQNVNDATRVAAQAVSEARSTTETIEKLGASSQEIGAVVKAITSIAEQTNLLALNATIEAARAGEAGKGFAVVANEVKELAQETARATEDIARRVEAIQGDTSGAVAAIGRISEVIGSINDFQLTIASAVEEQTATTNEMSRSIQEAAGGSTEIARNITGVSAAAGSTNQALGQTRQAVDELSRMASDLRATVGRFTW, from the coding sequence ATGCGATCCGCCGCCACACCCGTCACCCGTCGCTGGTTCGCCGATCGCTCGGTCCGGGGGAAGATCCTCCTCGCGGTCGGTCTGGCGGCGTTGACCGCAGCGCTGGTCGGCGTTCTGGCCGTCAGCCGTCTCGGTGAACTCCGGGACGCGCGCGAGGCGGAGCTCAGCACGTCGCTGCCGTACATGAACGCGCTGGACGACATCGGCCTGACCGCGAAGGCCACCGCGAACGACGAACGTGGCTACCTGCTCACCGGGGACGAGGAGTTCCGCGCGGAGGTCCAGGAGCGGCTGGAGAAGATCGGCGGCCTCTTCGACGTCGCGCGAGGTGCCGCGGCCACGTCCGACGAGCTCGCCACCCTCGGTGAGCTGCAGGACGGCGTCGACGCGTGGTCGGCCAGCATCGAGGCCGAGTTCGCGCTGCTGGCCACCGATCGCGGCGCCGCCGTCACGCTGGCGATGGGGGAGACCCGGGACCTCCGGAAGTCCTACGAGGAGGCTCTGGCCGTCGCCAAGGACGAGGCGGAGGCCGTGCTGACCGAGGGGGCGGGCTACGGCGAGGTCGTCTCCTCGGCGACCCGCACCCTGGTCGTCGTCTGCGTGATCGGTGTGCTCCTCGCCTGCCTGGCCGGACTGGTCGTCGCGGGTGCGGTCACCCGTGGGCTCCAGCAGCTGCGGCGGGTCGCTGCAGCGATGGCCGCCGGCGACCTGACCGCCCAGACGGGCATCACCCAGCGCGACGAGGTCGGTGCCACGGCAGCCGCCGTCGACGGGGCGGTGCTCAGCCTGCGCACGCTGGTGACGTCCGTGGCCGGTTCGGCCGGTGCGGTGGCGGCGTCGTCGGAGGAGCTGAGCGCGTCGTCGGCGCAGATCTCGGCGTCGGCGGAGGAGACCTCGGCGCAGTCGGGTGTGGTGTCGGGGGCGGCGGAGGAGGTCTCCCGGAGCGTGGCGACCGTGGCTGCGGGTGCGGATGAGATGGGTTCGGCGATCCGGGAGATCAGCCAGAACGTCAACGACGCCACCCGGGTGGCGGCGCAGGCGGTGAGCGAGGCGCGGTCGACGACGGAGACGATCGAGAAGCTGGGCGCGAGCTCGCAGGAGATCGGTGCGGTGGTGAAGGCCATCACGAGCATCGCGGAGCAGACGAATCTGCTGGCGCTGAACGCGACGATCGAGGCGGCGCGGGCCGGTGAGGCGGGCAAGGGCTTCGCGGTGGTGGCGAACGAGGTGAAGGAGCTGGCGCAGGAGACGGCCCGGGCGACGGAGGACATCGCGCGTCGGGTGGAGGCGATCCAGGGCGACACCTCGGGTGCGGTGGCGGCGATCGGCCGGATCAGCGAGGTCATCGGCAGCATCAACGACTTCCAGCTGACGATCGCCAGCGCGGTGGAGGAGCAGACGGCCACCACCAACGAGATGTCGCGGTCGATCCAGGAGGCTGCCGGCGGGAGCACCGAGATCGCCCGGAACATCACCGGGGTGTCCGCGGCGGCGGGCTCGACGAACCAGGCGCTGGGGCAGACCCGGCAGGCGGTCGACGAGCTGTCCCGGATGGCCAGCGACCTGCGCGCCACGGTGGGCCGCTTCACCTGGTGA
- a CDS encoding Nramp family divalent metal transporter: protein MFLSKTEAAVLTSTLPHARPPAPPQTKRRLWPMLGPAFVAAVAYVDPGNFATNFTGGASFGYTLLWVIVAANLMAMLIQALTAKLGLATGRDLATNCRERLPRPVTWGLWAQAEAVAIATDLAEIVGGAVALNLLFGVPLPVGGLITAVVAFVLLAAQSRGYRPFERVIAGLLLVIGGGFAYTLIGSGVDPAGVASGLVPSFSGSESLLLATGILGATVMPHVIYVHSALTPGRYGDVVTEGRTQRGRGRLLRAQRIDVLVAMGLAGLVNAAMLIIAAQLFTAGDGIESLESVHAGLGDQLGGGAALAFAVALLAAGFASSSVGTHAGQVVMAGFLRKHIPVLLRRLITLAPALLVLGLGGDPTTALVWSQVVLCFGIPFALVPLLWLTSRRDLMGAWVNRRRTTLVGSVVATLIISLNGYLLVDLVLG from the coding sequence GTGTTCCTGTCGAAGACCGAGGCCGCCGTCCTCACCAGCACGCTGCCGCACGCCCGGCCCCCGGCGCCGCCGCAGACCAAGCGCCGGCTGTGGCCGATGCTCGGCCCGGCGTTCGTGGCCGCCGTCGCCTACGTCGACCCCGGCAACTTCGCCACGAACTTCACCGGCGGCGCCTCGTTCGGCTACACGCTGCTGTGGGTGATCGTCGCCGCGAACCTGATGGCGATGCTCATCCAGGCGCTCACCGCGAAGCTGGGCCTGGCGACCGGCCGCGACCTGGCCACCAACTGCCGCGAGCGGCTGCCCCGGCCGGTCACCTGGGGGCTGTGGGCGCAGGCCGAGGCCGTGGCCATCGCCACCGACCTCGCCGAGATCGTCGGCGGCGCGGTCGCGCTGAACCTGCTGTTCGGGGTGCCGCTGCCCGTCGGCGGGCTGATCACCGCCGTCGTCGCCTTCGTGCTGCTGGCCGCCCAGTCCCGCGGCTACCGGCCCTTCGAGCGGGTGATCGCCGGGCTGCTGCTGGTGATCGGTGGCGGCTTCGCCTACACGCTGATCGGCTCCGGGGTCGACCCCGCCGGCGTCGCCTCCGGCCTGGTGCCCAGCTTCTCCGGCAGCGAGAGCCTGCTGCTGGCCACCGGCATCCTCGGCGCCACCGTCATGCCGCACGTCATCTACGTGCACTCCGCGCTCACCCCGGGCCGCTACGGCGACGTCGTCACCGAGGGGCGCACCCAGCGTGGCCGCGGGCGGCTGCTGCGCGCGCAGCGGATCGACGTCCTGGTCGCCATGGGCCTGGCCGGGCTGGTCAACGCCGCGATGCTGATCATCGCGGCCCAGCTGTTCACCGCCGGCGACGGCATCGAGTCCCTGGAGAGCGTGCACGCCGGCCTGGGCGACCAGCTCGGTGGCGGGGCGGCGCTGGCCTTCGCCGTCGCCCTGCTCGCCGCCGGGTTCGCCAGCTCCTCGGTCGGTACGCACGCCGGGCAGGTCGTGATGGCCGGGTTCCTGCGCAAGCACATCCCCGTCCTGCTCCGCCGGCTGATCACCCTCGCCCCCGCCCTGCTGGTGCTGGGCCTGGGCGGCGACCCGACGACGGCGCTGGTGTGGTCGCAGGTGGTGCTCTGCTTCGGGATCCCGTTCGCGCTGGTGCCGTTGCTGTGGCTGACCAGCCGACGCGACCTGATGGGCGCCTGGGTCAACCGCCGGCGCACCACGCTGGTGGGCTCGGTCGTCGCCACGCTGATCATCAGCCTCAACGGCTACCTGCTCGTCGACCTCGTCCTCGGGTGA